The Agromyces hippuratus genome has a window encoding:
- a CDS encoding Lrp/AsnC family transcriptional regulator, which produces MAAPFEMDDIDRRIIAALQVDGRRSFQRLADDLGVPASSVRYRTKRLEDAGILQIVGIANPLAIGFDRLAMIGIRVTPGTARSVCAALAELPETSYVIHTTGRFDVMAEVICEDVPHFIDMLNGRIAAISGVVSTESFFVLEAHKLSYGWGVGSVRPAIDEPDGV; this is translated from the coding sequence ATGGCCGCACCATTCGAGATGGACGACATCGACCGTCGCATCATCGCCGCCCTCCAGGTCGACGGGCGCCGGTCGTTCCAGCGTCTCGCCGACGATCTCGGAGTGCCGGCTTCGTCAGTGCGCTACCGCACCAAGCGGCTCGAGGACGCCGGGATCCTGCAGATCGTCGGCATCGCCAACCCCCTCGCGATCGGCTTCGACCGGCTCGCGATGATCGGCATCCGCGTGACACCGGGCACCGCCCGCTCGGTCTGTGCGGCGCTCGCCGAGCTCCCCGAGACGAGCTACGTCATCCACACCACCGGCCGCTTCGACGTGATGGCCGAGGTGATCTGCGAAGACGTGCCGCACTTCATCGACATGTTGAACGGACGCATCGCGGCGATCTCGGGCGTGGTCTCGACGGAGTCGTTCTTCGTGCTCGAGGCGCACAAGCTCTCGTACGGGTGGGGTGTCGGCAGCGTTCGTCCCGCGATCGATGAGCCGGACGGAGTGTGA
- a CDS encoding flavin monoamine oxidase family protein, with protein MENISRRGLLMGGLAAAAGLADVAAGGQPIGPGNGHGNGTPSLRHAKGDKSTWDVIVVGAGAAGIGAARRLTDQHPDLRVVIVEARDRIGGRMHTDRTSMGIPVERGCELVHGGPYASTYPWIERAGFDMRMFQNNYIRQADAPRSSPSSQWHQWDSPTSWLFPLGLPEALIPYDPAGQNLPLPAALPGEMADAYLLRLGVTAANTPTGLTYELTDDSDPLYDTAASRVAAPLRDCIRYTLHPEQAPEPEILDPNDSRYDDGDYKIVGGYDQLLHFIAGDVPVMLRTVVEEVSYTANGVELLTSAGAMFGRRVVFAVPAGVMQRRDIAFTPGLPAAKWAAFDAFEYHDIFKCVLEFKEKVFTPNGTDNWGYAESMDHFPTTLWNASIASPGYKGQAIVGWETGAAARELHALPLEQKYQAVLEVVRKSAGDPGLRYHKAVMTDWANEPYSWGPYGSGGNSRDMAATVGGVLYWAGMRTSTVSASYSSGVAQADQLLLAL; from the coding sequence ATGGAGAACATCAGCCGTCGCGGGCTCTTGATGGGCGGGCTCGCCGCCGCCGCAGGTCTCGCCGATGTCGCTGCCGGCGGCCAGCCGATCGGCCCTGGGAACGGCCACGGCAACGGCACGCCGTCGCTGAGGCACGCGAAGGGCGACAAGAGCACGTGGGACGTGATCGTGGTCGGGGCCGGTGCGGCGGGCATCGGTGCGGCGCGTCGCCTCACGGATCAGCACCCCGATCTGCGTGTCGTGATCGTCGAGGCCCGCGACAGGATCGGCGGCCGCATGCACACCGACCGGACGTCGATGGGCATCCCGGTCGAGCGCGGCTGCGAACTCGTCCATGGCGGCCCCTATGCGTCGACCTACCCGTGGATCGAGCGGGCCGGGTTCGACATGCGGATGTTCCAGAACAACTACATCCGCCAGGCCGATGCACCGAGGTCCTCGCCGTCCTCCCAATGGCATCAATGGGACTCTCCGACCTCCTGGCTGTTCCCGCTGGGCCTGCCGGAGGCGCTCATCCCGTACGACCCTGCAGGGCAGAACCTCCCGCTGCCGGCCGCACTTCCCGGCGAGATGGCCGACGCGTACCTCCTGCGCCTCGGGGTGACCGCCGCGAACACGCCGACGGGCCTCACCTACGAGTTGACCGACGACAGCGATCCGCTGTACGACACGGCCGCCTCTCGCGTCGCCGCACCGCTCCGGGACTGCATCCGGTACACGCTGCATCCCGAGCAGGCGCCGGAGCCGGAGATCCTGGACCCGAACGACTCGCGGTACGACGACGGAGACTACAAGATCGTCGGCGGCTACGACCAACTGCTGCACTTCATCGCGGGCGACGTCCCGGTCATGTTGCGGACCGTGGTCGAAGAGGTCAGCTACACCGCGAACGGCGTCGAGCTGCTCACGTCCGCGGGCGCGATGTTCGGACGCCGAGTCGTCTTCGCCGTCCCCGCGGGGGTCATGCAGCGTCGCGACATCGCATTCACCCCCGGCCTGCCTGCCGCCAAGTGGGCCGCCTTCGACGCGTTCGAATACCACGACATCTTCAAGTGCGTGCTCGAGTTCAAGGAGAAGGTGTTCACACCCAACGGCACCGACAACTGGGGCTACGCCGAGTCCATGGATCACTTCCCGACCACGCTGTGGAACGCCTCGATCGCCTCCCCCGGCTACAAGGGGCAGGCCATCGTGGGATGGGAGACCGGCGCAGCGGCACGAGAACTCCACGCGCTTCCGCTCGAGCAGAAGTACCAAGCAGTGCTCGAGGTCGTGCGGAAGTCCGCGGGAGACCCCGGCCTTCGGTACCACAAGGCCGTGATGACCGACTGGGCCAACGAGCCCTACTCGTGGGGCCCATACGGCAGCGGAGGCAACTCGAGGGACATGGCCGCAACCGTCGGCGGCGTCCTGTACTGGGCCGGCATGCGCACCAGTACCGTGTCGGCGTCGTACTCGTCGGGCGTCGCGCAGGCGGATCAACTCCTCCTGGCGCTCTAG
- a CDS encoding IS481 family transposase translates to MSHGSARLTVHGRRLIIQRHQAGWPQAHIAAAMGVSRKCVKTWIDRHTAEGDAGLATRSSRPHTMPTRTSDEIEQQVLAARASERCGPDVLGPMVGVPARTVSRILRRHNVPYLRECDPITGEVIRSSKQTAVRYERDRPGELVHMDVKKLGRIPDGGGWRAHGRASGSIQRDRNTKVGFDYVHSLVDDHSRLAYSEVLTDEKGSTCAAFLERAIVYFAASGITRIERLITDNAWAYRYSLREVCATHGIRQKFIKPHCPWQNGKVERLNRTLATEWAYRQAFTSNAERAAALAPWIEHYNTERRHSALGGHPPISRLLPT, encoded by the coding sequence GTGTCCCACGGTAGTGCGCGGTTGACCGTTCACGGTCGCCGACTGATCATCCAACGCCACCAAGCCGGTTGGCCCCAAGCCCATATCGCCGCCGCGATGGGGGTCTCCCGCAAGTGCGTGAAGACCTGGATCGACCGCCATACCGCCGAAGGCGATGCCGGACTCGCGACGCGGTCCTCACGGCCTCACACGATGCCCACGAGGACCAGCGACGAGATCGAACAGCAGGTCCTCGCTGCACGGGCCAGCGAGCGATGCGGCCCCGACGTCCTCGGCCCGATGGTCGGGGTGCCCGCACGGACGGTGTCTCGGATCCTGCGCCGCCACAACGTGCCCTACCTGCGTGAGTGCGACCCGATCACCGGCGAGGTGATCCGTTCATCAAAGCAGACCGCCGTACGTTACGAACGCGACCGGCCGGGCGAGCTGGTGCACATGGATGTGAAGAAGCTCGGCCGGATCCCTGACGGTGGCGGCTGGCGGGCCCACGGCCGAGCCAGTGGGTCGATCCAACGCGACCGCAACACCAAGGTCGGCTTCGACTACGTCCACTCCCTCGTCGATGACCATTCCCGGCTGGCCTACAGCGAGGTCCTCACCGACGAGAAGGGGTCGACATGCGCTGCGTTCCTCGAGCGTGCGATCGTCTACTTCGCGGCCAGCGGCATCACCCGCATCGAGCGGTTGATCACCGACAACGCGTGGGCCTACAGGTACTCGCTCCGCGAGGTCTGTGCGACCCACGGAATCCGGCAGAAGTTCATCAAGCCCCACTGCCCCTGGCAGAACGGCAAAGTTGAGCGACTGAACCGGACCCTGGCGACCGAGTGGGCCTACCGGCAGGCCTTCACAAGCAACGCAGAACGCGCCGCGGCACTTGCGCCGTGGATCGAGCACTACAACACTGAACGACGCCACAGCGCGCTCGGAGGCCACCCGCCAATCAGCCGCCTGCTACCAACCTGA
- a CDS encoding NUDIX domain-containing protein, whose translation MPVTSAGLLLYRELRELRGLEVFIAHMGGPFWARKQAGAWSIPKGEFTDEEPLAAARREFAEEIGVPAPDADVIDLGAFRYSSGKTVRVFAAPAPDFEVDEVRSNTFEIEWPPRSGRRREFPEVDEARWTPVFEARELLTAGQRPALDALLAAFDGSLG comes from the coding sequence GTGCCGGTGACGAGCGCGGGCCTGCTGCTCTACCGCGAACTCCGCGAGCTGCGCGGGCTCGAGGTCTTCATCGCGCACATGGGCGGGCCGTTCTGGGCGCGAAAGCAGGCGGGCGCATGGTCGATCCCGAAGGGCGAGTTCACCGACGAGGAGCCGCTCGCCGCGGCCCGCCGCGAGTTCGCCGAGGAGATCGGCGTGCCGGCGCCCGATGCCGACGTGATCGATCTCGGCGCGTTCCGGTACTCCTCGGGCAAGACGGTGCGGGTCTTCGCGGCTCCGGCCCCCGATTTCGAGGTCGACGAGGTGCGTTCGAACACCTTCGAGATCGAGTGGCCGCCGCGGTCGGGGCGGCGCCGGGAGTTCCCCGAGGTCGACGAGGCTCGATGGACGCCCGTGTTCGAGGCCCGGGAACTGCTCACCGCGGGCCAGCGCCCGGCCCTCGACGCGCTGCTGGCCGCGTTCGACGGATCGCTCGGCTGA
- a CDS encoding NAD(P)H-binding protein, with the protein MARIVIIGGHGKIALKLERLLADRGDEVDAIIRNPDHAPDVAAAGARPVVADIERLDVEDLAEILHGHDAVVWSAGAGGGDPARTYAVDRDAAIRSMAAAESSGVSRYVMVSYFGSPDHSVPEGNTFRAYAEAKAAADEHLAGTTLDWTILGPSTLTDGEGTGHIDVGVPNSGTVDRADVAAVAAEAVHRDSTVHRTIRFNAGSTPIAEALG; encoded by the coding sequence ATGGCACGCATCGTGATCATCGGGGGCCACGGCAAGATCGCCCTCAAGCTCGAACGGCTGCTCGCCGATCGCGGCGACGAGGTCGACGCGATCATCCGCAACCCCGACCACGCCCCCGACGTCGCTGCGGCGGGCGCCCGCCCGGTCGTCGCCGATATCGAGCGGCTCGACGTCGAGGACCTCGCCGAGATCCTGCACGGCCACGACGCGGTGGTCTGGTCGGCAGGAGCCGGCGGCGGCGACCCCGCGCGCACCTACGCCGTAGACCGAGACGCGGCGATCCGGTCGATGGCGGCCGCCGAGAGTTCGGGCGTCTCCCGCTACGTGATGGTCTCGTACTTCGGCTCGCCCGACCACAGCGTGCCCGAGGGCAACACCTTCCGTGCCTACGCCGAGGCGAAGGCGGCCGCCGACGAGCACCTCGCGGGCACGACGCTCGACTGGACCATCCTCGGCCCGAGCACGCTCACCGACGGCGAGGGCACCGGACACATCGACGTCGGGGTGCCCAACAGCGGCACGGTCGATCGAGCGGATGTCGCGGCCGTCGCCGCCGAGGCGGTGCACCGTGATTCGACGGTGCACCGGACCATCCGCTTCAACGCCGGCAGCACGCCGATCGCCGAAGCGCTCGGCTGA
- a CDS encoding helix-turn-helix domain-containing protein, whose protein sequence is MGKVVEFTRVTGSQTSQQRAPGRGAAKPLWRHALGEVLRGERLEQERILTEVAAAAGVSPQYLSEIERGRKEPSSEVLGSVAEALGLDLVDVVQRVGTLLGARRETERRTAEQRELLRVETSFAFRADAGTLVDLGPEHPLAAAAGANFAPAVSDSYLLAA, encoded by the coding sequence ATGGGCAAGGTCGTCGAGTTCACACGGGTCACGGGTTCGCAGACATCGCAGCAGAGGGCGCCCGGCCGAGGCGCCGCGAAACCGCTCTGGCGGCACGCGCTCGGCGAGGTGCTGCGCGGTGAACGGCTCGAGCAGGAACGGATCCTGACCGAGGTCGCCGCCGCGGCGGGCGTCTCGCCCCAGTACCTCTCCGAGATCGAGCGCGGTCGCAAGGAGCCCTCCTCCGAAGTGCTCGGCTCCGTCGCGGAGGCGCTCGGGCTCGACCTCGTCGACGTCGTCCAGCGCGTCGGCACCCTGCTCGGAGCGCGTCGCGAGACCGAGCGGCGCACCGCCGAGCAGCGGGAGCTCCTGCGCGTCGAGACGTCGTTCGCGTTCCGCGCCGATGCGGGCACGCTCGTCGACCTCGGTCCGGAGCATCCGCTCGCCGCCGCGGCCGGCGCGAACTTCGCGCCGGCCGTCTCGGACTCCTACCTGCTCGCGGCGTAG
- a CDS encoding ClpP family protease has translation MSSYTIPYVVEKRGNSERSLDVYSRLLSERIVYLGTEIDDGVANVLIAQFLHLASESSETPISLYLNSPGGSPGAALAVYDTMQHIRPDVATTCVGQAGGPAAVLLAGGAKGMRAILPHGRVVLHQPSTQGRGTIPDLILHADEVVRVRAELEAALAADTGRDAMTLRHDTDRDLILPAAAAVEYGLADHVLTAQVEVAGSSSGAYAASR, from the coding sequence ATGAGCAGTTACACGATCCCCTACGTCGTCGAGAAGCGCGGCAACAGCGAGCGCTCGCTCGACGTCTACAGCCGGCTGCTCTCGGAGCGCATCGTCTACCTCGGCACCGAGATCGACGACGGCGTGGCCAACGTGCTCATCGCGCAGTTCCTGCACCTCGCATCGGAGTCGAGCGAGACGCCGATCAGTCTGTACCTGAACTCGCCCGGCGGTTCGCCCGGCGCGGCGCTCGCGGTCTACGACACCATGCAGCACATCCGGCCGGATGTCGCGACGACGTGCGTCGGCCAGGCCGGCGGGCCTGCCGCGGTGCTCCTGGCCGGCGGCGCGAAGGGCATGCGGGCGATCCTGCCGCACGGCCGCGTCGTGCTGCACCAGCCGTCGACGCAGGGGCGCGGCACGATCCCCGACCTGATCCTGCACGCCGACGAGGTGGTGCGCGTGCGGGCCGAGCTCGAGGCGGCACTCGCCGCCGACACCGGGCGCGACGCGATGACGCTGCGGCACGACACCGATCGCGACCTCATCCTGCCGGCTGCCGCCGCCGTCGAGTACGGCCTCGCCGACCACGTGCTGACGGCGCAGGTCGAGGTGGCGGGGTCGTCGTCGGGCGCCTACGCCGCGAGCAGGTAG
- a CDS encoding ClpP family protease, with protein MSEHDSPPIHPIDAELTRRLFHERIIVLGDELDQQGGNRLCAQLVTLAADDPRRDIRFWINSPGGSVSAMLAIADVMRSIPNDVSTIAVGIAASAGQFLLSAGTRGKRFALPHSRILMHQGSAGIGGTAVDIELQADDLRYTRDTVLGITAENTGQPIERIAEDSLRDRWYTAAEAVDYGFIDRIADGFGEMYPGGDRPLVGLQARTGTGAPS; from the coding sequence ATGAGCGAACACGACTCCCCACCGATCCATCCGATCGACGCCGAGCTCACGAGGCGGCTCTTCCACGAGCGCATCATCGTGCTCGGCGACGAACTCGACCAGCAGGGCGGCAACCGGCTCTGCGCGCAGCTCGTGACCCTCGCGGCCGACGACCCGCGCCGCGACATCCGCTTCTGGATCAATTCGCCCGGCGGCTCCGTCTCGGCGATGCTCGCGATCGCCGACGTGATGCGGTCGATCCCGAACGACGTGTCGACGATCGCCGTGGGCATCGCGGCGAGCGCGGGCCAGTTCCTGCTCTCGGCGGGCACGCGGGGCAAGCGGTTCGCGCTGCCGCACTCGCGCATCCTCATGCACCAGGGCTCCGCCGGCATCGGCGGCACCGCGGTCGACATCGAACTGCAGGCCGACGACCTGCGGTACACCCGTGACACGGTGCTCGGCATCACGGCCGAGAACACCGGCCAGCCCATCGAGCGCATCGCCGAGGACTCGCTGCGCGACCGCTGGTACACCGCCGCCGAAGCCGTCGACTACGGCTTCATCGACCGCATCGCCGACGGCTTCGGCGAGATGTACCCCGGGGGCGATCGGCCCCTGGTGGGACTGCAGGCCCGCACCGGAACAGGAGCTCCCTCATGA
- a CDS encoding cytochrome b/b6 domain-containing protein, whose protein sequence is MTRLSDPTAHHATRRRIRWLPVALAVVAGVALLAGVVLAAIWLRAQPAVQEFIAQYPGTTPLPDGAPVGIPAWLGWQHFLNAFFLVLLVRSGLLLRKGGRPPARWVRNNEGLIRTKNPPWKVSIHLWLHYTVDALWVANGIVFIVLLFVTGQWMRIVPTSGDIWPNAVSAALQYASLDWPIEHAWVNYNSLQVLSYFAIVFVVAPLAVLTGLRLSSVWPQRAERLNRVYPAKLAKAVHYPVMLVFVAFVVVHVTLVFATGALRNLDAMFASRDSASWVGFAIFAVSLAVMIGAWFAVRPAVLKPLASRMGTVTR, encoded by the coding sequence GTGACCCGCCTCAGCGACCCGACCGCGCATCACGCGACTCGTCGACGCATCCGGTGGCTGCCGGTCGCACTGGCCGTCGTCGCCGGTGTCGCCCTGCTCGCAGGGGTCGTGCTCGCCGCGATCTGGTTGCGTGCCCAGCCGGCGGTGCAGGAGTTCATCGCCCAGTATCCCGGCACGACACCCCTGCCCGACGGGGCGCCGGTCGGCATTCCCGCCTGGCTCGGCTGGCAGCACTTCCTGAACGCCTTCTTCCTCGTGCTGCTGGTGCGCTCGGGGCTGTTGCTGCGCAAGGGCGGCCGCCCGCCGGCACGGTGGGTGCGGAACAACGAGGGGCTCATCCGCACGAAGAACCCGCCGTGGAAGGTCAGCATCCACCTCTGGCTGCACTACACGGTCGACGCGCTCTGGGTGGCGAACGGCATCGTCTTCATCGTGCTGCTCTTCGTCACGGGGCAGTGGATGCGCATCGTGCCGACGAGCGGCGACATCTGGCCGAACGCCGTCTCCGCGGCACTGCAGTACGCCTCGCTCGACTGGCCGATCGAGCACGCCTGGGTGAACTACAACAGCCTGCAGGTGCTCAGCTACTTCGCGATCGTGTTCGTGGTCGCCCCGCTCGCGGTCCTCACGGGTCTGCGGCTCTCGTCGGTCTGGCCGCAGCGGGCCGAGCGTCTGAACCGCGTCTATCCGGCGAAGCTCGCGAAGGCCGTGCACTACCCGGTGATGCTCGTGTTCGTGGCCTTCGTCGTCGTGCACGTCACGCTCGTGTTCGCGACCGGTGCGCTGCGCAACCTCGACGCGATGTTCGCGAGCCGCGACAGTGCGTCGTGGGTCGGATTCGCGATCTTCGCGGTGTCGCTCGCGGTCATGATCGGCGCCTGGTTCGCCGTGCGGCCGGCCGTGCTGAAGCCCCTCGCGAGCCGCATGGGCACCGTCACCCGCTGA
- a CDS encoding DUF1540 domain-containing protein: protein MSMTLDELPAVAECSVAGCSYNDHSHCHAAAVTIGGSVGDAECATFIPLGKKGGLDKVITHVGACQRAECVHNESLECTAASVRIGAGSTDDADCLTYDPR, encoded by the coding sequence ATGAGCATGACGCTCGACGAACTGCCCGCCGTCGCCGAATGCTCGGTGGCCGGATGCTCCTACAACGACCATTCGCATTGCCATGCCGCCGCGGTCACGATCGGCGGCTCGGTCGGCGATGCGGAGTGCGCGACCTTCATCCCGCTCGGCAAGAAGGGCGGGCTCGACAAGGTGATCACGCACGTCGGGGCGTGTCAGCGGGCGGAGTGCGTGCACAACGAGTCGCTCGAGTGCACGGCGGCCTCGGTGCGCATCGGTGCGGGGTCGACCGACGACGCCGACTGCCTCACCTACGACCCGCGCTGA
- a CDS encoding SDR family NAD(P)-dependent oxidoreductase: MSTIALVTGANRGLGFATATALARTGATVIIAGRDLEAVSTAANDLIAQGLSAEPLELDVSSSASASAAAEQIDARHGRLDILVNNAGILPEATVQTEHEFVDLGAFARTFETNVLGVATVTEKFLPLLRRSHAGRIVNVSSTMGSLSDQADESSPFYSSVVPAYQASKAAVNSMTIGLSKKFAGTPLKVTSVCPGWVQTDLAPGNREHAPTTAEEAARVVVIAATLPEHAASGTFIDRAGPVAW, from the coding sequence ATGAGCACCATCGCATTGGTCACCGGCGCGAATCGCGGACTCGGTTTCGCGACCGCGACCGCGCTTGCACGCACCGGCGCCACCGTCATCATCGCCGGTCGCGACCTCGAGGCGGTCAGCACGGCGGCCAACGACCTGATCGCACAGGGCCTCAGCGCAGAACCACTGGAGCTCGACGTCTCCTCATCAGCGAGCGCGAGCGCGGCCGCCGAGCAGATCGACGCCCGGCACGGGCGTCTCGACATCCTGGTGAACAACGCCGGCATCCTGCCCGAGGCAACCGTCCAGACGGAGCACGAGTTCGTCGACCTCGGGGCGTTCGCACGCACCTTCGAGACGAACGTGCTCGGCGTGGCGACCGTGACCGAGAAGTTCCTGCCGCTGCTTCGCCGCAGCCACGCCGGCCGCATCGTCAACGTCTCATCGACCATGGGGTCGTTGAGCGATCAGGCCGATGAGAGCTCGCCGTTCTATTCGAGCGTCGTACCCGCCTATCAGGCGTCGAAAGCTGCGGTGAACAGCATGACGATCGGACTGAGCAAGAAGTTCGCCGGCACGCCGCTCAAGGTGACGTCGGTGTGCCCGGGATGGGTGCAGACCGATCTCGCGCCCGGAAACCGCGAGCACGCGCCGACCACCGCCGAAGAGGCGGCGCGTGTCGTCGTCATCGCGGCGACGCTGCCGGAGCATGCCGCATCGGGCACGTTCATCGACCGCGCAGGGCCGGTCGCGTGGTGA
- a CDS encoding MarR family winged helix-turn-helix transcriptional regulator, producing MTDDTRWLAPEESAAWVRLVALAELLPGALDAQLLRDAGLTHFEYGALMALGAAPSRTMRMTELASRTNATLPRLSHVARRLEERGLIERFPCPEDRRATNATITPAGLALISEAAPGHVETVRANVLDALEPEQLEQLYVIAGAVLARLDPEARLSATSCQFSEGPVDHVVA from the coding sequence ATGACGGATGACACGCGGTGGCTGGCGCCCGAGGAATCGGCCGCCTGGGTGCGCCTCGTGGCGCTCGCCGAGCTGCTGCCCGGCGCCCTCGATGCGCAGCTGCTGCGCGACGCCGGGCTCACGCACTTCGAGTACGGCGCACTGATGGCGCTCGGCGCCGCACCGTCGCGCACCATGCGGATGACCGAGCTCGCCTCGCGCACGAACGCGACGCTCCCCCGCCTCTCGCACGTCGCCAGGCGCCTCGAGGAACGCGGGCTCATCGAGCGGTTCCCGTGCCCCGAGGATCGGCGCGCGACGAACGCCACGATCACCCCGGCCGGGCTCGCCCTGATCTCCGAAGCCGCACCCGGTCACGTCGAGACCGTGCGCGCCAACGTGCTCGACGCCCTCGAGCCCGAGCAGCTCGAACAGCTCTACGTGATCGCGGGCGCGGTGCTCGCACGGCTCGACCCCGAGGCACGCCTCTCAGCCACGTCGTGCCAGTTCAGCGAAGGCCCCGTCGACCACGTCGTGGCCTGA
- a CDS encoding NADPH-dependent F420 reductase codes for MTTVSIIGNGNMGTAIGGIVAAGGNTVEYIGRDAAQQITGDIVVLAVPHFAIDEIVAARGSELAGKVVVDITNPLDFSTFDSLVVPADGSRASELAAALPEAKVLKAFNTNFAATLAAKTVGANPTTVLIAGDDDDAKLALAEVVRAGGVNAVDAGRLSRARELEAVGFLQLTLAVQEKVGWDAGIALVA; via the coding sequence ATGACGACCGTCAGCATCATCGGAAACGGCAACATGGGCACCGCGATCGGCGGCATCGTGGCCGCAGGCGGCAACACCGTCGAGTACATCGGGCGCGACGCCGCCCAGCAGATCACGGGCGACATCGTCGTGCTCGCCGTGCCGCACTTCGCGATCGACGAGATCGTGGCCGCGCGCGGCAGCGAGCTCGCCGGGAAGGTCGTCGTCGACATCACGAACCCGCTCGACTTCTCGACCTTCGACTCCCTCGTCGTGCCGGCCGACGGCTCGCGTGCGAGCGAGCTCGCCGCCGCGCTGCCCGAGGCGAAGGTGCTGAAGGCCTTCAACACGAACTTCGCCGCGACGCTCGCCGCGAAGACCGTCGGTGCGAACCCCACCACCGTGCTCATCGCCGGTGACGACGACGACGCGAAGCTCGCCCTCGCGGAGGTCGTGCGCGCGGGCGGCGTGAACGCCGTCGACGCCGGCCGCCTCTCGCGTGCCCGTGAGCTCGAGGCCGTCGGCTTCCTGCAGCTCACCCTCGCGGTGCAGGAGAAGGTCGGCTGGGACGCCGGCATCGCGCTCGTCGCGTAA
- a CDS encoding MBL fold metallo-hydrolase has product MDQAPPVGDRVSAFARLVLAPNAGPMTLDGTNSYVLRAPDSESIVVVDPGPSDATHLAALAGAGRVELVLITHHHPDHTESLDAFHAMTDAPVRAIDPAFCLAGAPLVDGERIRAAGLEIDVVATPGHTADSVCLSLPGDRLVGADIGDGALGTVLTGDTILGRGTTIIADPDGALGPYLDSLEALRALGTPGPVGVLPGHGPVLPDLAAICRAYLAHRAERLDQVRAALRELGADASTAAVTDLVYADTDASVRSAAEASVRAQLAYLRSEG; this is encoded by the coding sequence ATGGATCAGGCTCCCCCCGTCGGCGATCGCGTGTCGGCGTTCGCCCGTCTCGTGCTGGCACCCAACGCGGGGCCGATGACCCTCGACGGCACGAACTCGTACGTGCTGCGGGCCCCGGACTCCGAGAGCATCGTGGTCGTCGACCCCGGGCCGTCCGACGCGACGCACCTCGCAGCGCTGGCCGGCGCGGGCCGGGTCGAGCTCGTGCTCATCACGCACCACCATCCCGATCACACCGAGTCGCTCGACGCGTTCCACGCCATGACGGATGCCCCGGTGCGCGCGATCGACCCCGCGTTCTGCCTGGCCGGGGCGCCGCTGGTCGACGGCGAGCGGATCCGAGCGGCCGGCCTCGAGATCGACGTGGTCGCGACCCCGGGGCACACGGCGGACTCGGTGTGCCTCTCGCTGCCCGGCGACCGGCTCGTCGGCGCGGACATCGGCGACGGCGCCCTCGGCACCGTGCTCACGGGTGACACGATCCTCGGGCGCGGCACGACGATCATCGCCGACCCCGACGGCGCCCTCGGCCCGTACCTCGACTCGCTCGAAGCGCTGCGGGCCCTCGGCACGCCCGGGCCGGTCGGCGTGCTGCCCGGCCACGGCCCGGTGCTGCCCGACCTCGCGGCGATCTGCCGCGCGTACCTCGCGCACCGCGCGGAGCGCCTCGACCAGGTGCGGGCGGCGTTGCGGGAGCTCGGTGCGGACGCGTCGACGGCTGCGGTCACCGACCTCGTCTACGCCGACACGGATGCCTCGGTGCGCAGTGCAGCCGAGGCATCCGTTCGAGCGCAATTGGCCTACCTGCGCAGCGAGGGCTGA